The Candidatus Poribacteria bacterium genome has a window encoding:
- a CDS encoding NAD(P)-dependent oxidoreductase yields the protein MSQKKILITGAAGKIGRVLRDGLKDDYDLRLLYHRTVLPAAPGEEVHIASIKDLDKMVEVVGGVDSVVHMAGDPEVGASFQSVYENNILGTYCIYEAARRTGVPQVIFASTNHVTGFYEIDGIYTKPEMPVRPDSHYGASKAYGEALGRYYVDEFGLQVICLRIGTFQPVESVQNRTSDRILSTWLSHRDMVHMTKQSIEAESVKFGIYYGISNNTRAYWDTDNARKEIGYAPEDNAEDYA from the coding sequence ATGTCACAAAAGAAGATACTTATTACAGGCGCAGCAGGTAAAATTGGGCGGGTCTTGCGCGATGGATTGAAAGACGATTACGATTTGCGACTCCTCTATCACAGGACTGTTTTACCGGCAGCGCCGGGCGAAGAGGTCCATATAGCGAGCATCAAGGATCTTGACAAAATGGTGGAGGTTGTAGGCGGTGTGGATTCGGTCGTTCACATGGCTGGGGATCCCGAAGTCGGCGCATCGTTTCAATCGGTTTACGAAAACAACATCTTAGGCACCTACTGCATCTACGAAGCAGCCCGTCGAACCGGCGTGCCTCAAGTTATATTCGCCAGCACCAACCACGTGACCGGATTCTATGAAATAGACGGTATCTATACAAAACCTGAAATGCCGGTGCGACCTGATAGCCACTACGGCGCTAGCAAAGCCTACGGCGAGGCACTAGGCAGATACTATGTCGATGAATTCGGGCTGCAGGTAATTTGTCTGCGGATTGGCACCTTTCAACCGGTGGAGTCGGTGCAGAATCGGACAAGTGATCGCATCCTGTCCACCTGGTTAAGCCACCGAGATATGGTGCACATGACCAAACAGAGCATTGAGGCAGAGTCGGTGAAGTTTGGCATCTACTATGGTATCTCCAATAACACACGCGCCTACTGGGACACCGATAATGCTCGGAAAGAAATCGGCTACGCCCCCGAAGACAACGCCGAAGATTATGCTTGA
- a CDS encoding HAD family hydrolase — MRKLVLFDIDGTILSTGGIGGRALYQAIEEVCHEKKMFGDNPTPALGRVRMSGGMDTQIVHDILEGVLPESTIQQLLPDIFDRIAKLLREGCKAAGANVILLDGVRELISAVADHEGCLPGLLTGNNKGGAAAKLDVFNLNPFFQFGAFGDDARSRNALPAIAACRAFEKTGERFTGKDIVIIGDTPRDIECARHAGAYAIAVATGTYSRAELTPYQPDVLFDDLSDTQNVMATILSANGAQA; from the coding sequence ATGAGAAAATTGGTTCTATTTGATATTGATGGCACGATACTGAGTACAGGCGGAATTGGAGGCAGGGCTCTCTACCAAGCGATCGAGGAGGTCTGCCACGAAAAGAAGATGTTCGGGGACAATCCGACCCCCGCACTTGGACGGGTGCGAATGTCGGGTGGGATGGACACGCAGATTGTACACGATATCTTGGAGGGTGTTCTTCCCGAAAGCACCATCCAGCAACTGCTGCCAGATATTTTTGACCGGATCGCTAAACTCTTGAGAGAAGGCTGCAAAGCGGCAGGTGCGAATGTAATATTGTTGGACGGTGTACGGGAATTAATTTCAGCGGTGGCAGACCACGAGGGGTGTTTGCCCGGCCTTTTGACTGGCAATAATAAAGGTGGCGCGGCTGCGAAGTTGGACGTTTTTAATTTGAACCCCTTTTTCCAATTCGGTGCATTCGGGGACGACGCACGCTCCCGTAATGCGCTCCCAGCTATCGCTGCGTGTCGCGCTTTTGAGAAAACGGGTGAAAGGTTCACCGGTAAAGACATTGTGATTATTGGGGATACACCCCGCGATATTGAGTGCGCTCGTCACGCCGGTGCCTATGCCATCGCCGTGGCTACCGGCACATATTCTCGCGCAGAGCTAACACCATATCAACCGGACGTCCTCTTTGACGATTTGAGCGATACCCAAAACGTCATGGCGACAATTTTGTCCGCGAACGGCGCTCAAGCATAA
- a CDS encoding phytanoyl-CoA dioxygenase family protein yields the protein MVLTPQEVQLFRHNGFVKLPTRLNDDLVAALKAAALNDIGQEVEPVARNKDGWVTRISDLWGRGGIFQETIVCDEILNPLESILGPNIEFVRNRHNHVYLRDRDSTASLELHRDVRHWSRTIVTVLVYLEDTNLENGCTHVVPGSHILPDFVDLNDGELVHQIALGQVVPVPMKAGGLLAIDSMIIHSAGTNRTDGTRMSMTLGYHTRDELSLDNPKRVLVRGERIYKGNDTKF from the coding sequence ATGGTACTCACACCTCAAGAGGTACAACTTTTTCGACATAACGGTTTCGTTAAATTACCGACACGGTTGAACGATGACCTTGTGGCGGCACTGAAAGCAGCGGCATTAAATGATATTGGGCAAGAGGTCGAACCGGTTGCGCGTAATAAAGACGGATGGGTGACTCGCATCTCCGATCTGTGGGGGCGCGGCGGCATCTTTCAGGAGACAATCGTGTGTGACGAAATCCTCAATCCGTTGGAATCGATATTGGGTCCCAATATTGAGTTTGTGCGTAATCGGCATAACCATGTTTATCTTCGTGACCGCGATTCAACTGCTTCGTTAGAACTTCATCGCGATGTGAGACATTGGTCACGCACCATCGTAACAGTGTTGGTCTACCTTGAGGATACCAATCTGGAAAACGGTTGCACCCATGTGGTGCCGGGGTCGCACATATTGCCGGACTTCGTGGATCTGAATGATGGAGAACTCGTGCATCAAATTGCTTTGGGTCAGGTTGTCCCCGTCCCCATGAAAGCCGGTGGGCTACTTGCCATTGACAGCATGATAATTCATTCTGCCGGCACAAATCGGACAGATGGTACGCGTATGAGCATGACATTGGGGTATCATACCCGCGATGAACTTTCTCTTGATAATCCGAAGCGGGTTCTGGTGCGCGGCGAGCGGATTTATAAAGGGAATGATACCAAATTTTAG
- a CDS encoding thiamine pyrophosphate-requiring protein — protein MKTIDAIARTLKAQGIEYLSCFPTTSMIEAAAQAGIRPIICRQERVGVHIADGYSRVTNGATPGVFAMQYGPGTENSFAGVATAFSDSVPMLLLPLGHPVDRQGVSPLFRSEVSYAAITKRVEVVTSTERIHGVMRRSLAALQQGRPGPVMVEIPADVAMQEVGDFNGGTSHVKPVKSQGDPRDIEAAAKALCSAQRPVMIAGQGVLYAEATEELRELSEYLAVPVLTTLMGKSAFPESYPLALGCATGSMPKVLHHFLHSSDLICGIGCSFTDHVMAMRLPEGRTIIHATNDPVDVQKDLDADYPIVGDAKLILRQLLEACKDITGNQARSTDDVASQIASINSEWLGDWMPKLTSDETPITPFRVIWDLMRAIPPEDAIVTHDAGSPRERMISFYRSAGPRSFIGWGRSHALGTGLGLIIGAKLAKPEKVCTYVTGDTAFGMVGLDFETAVRERVPIIVTLFNNGGMAGEATGVAEAEYQVSNLGSDYADLARAMGGRGERIENPAEIVPAFQRARRVTEEEGLPVLLEFMTTRERGSSGPGNDFKPI, from the coding sequence ATGAAAACGATAGATGCAATTGCGAGAACGTTGAAAGCGCAAGGGATCGAATACTTGAGTTGTTTTCCCACGACATCGATGATTGAAGCCGCAGCCCAAGCAGGTATCCGTCCGATTATCTGCCGGCAGGAGCGGGTTGGGGTGCATATTGCGGACGGATATTCAAGGGTCACAAATGGAGCCACCCCCGGGGTCTTCGCTATGCAATACGGTCCGGGAACCGAAAACAGTTTCGCAGGTGTAGCCACCGCTTTTTCCGACTCGGTTCCGATGCTTTTGTTGCCGCTTGGACACCCAGTTGACAGGCAGGGGGTTTCGCCGCTGTTTCGGTCGGAGGTAAGCTATGCTGCCATCACCAAACGGGTCGAAGTGGTGACCTCTACGGAGCGCATCCACGGTGTAATGCGTCGTTCCTTGGCAGCGCTGCAGCAGGGTAGACCGGGACCTGTGATGGTCGAAATTCCGGCTGACGTAGCGATGCAGGAGGTGGGTGATTTCAATGGAGGCACCTCTCATGTGAAACCCGTCAAATCCCAAGGTGATCCGAGGGATATTGAGGCTGCTGCCAAAGCACTATGCAGTGCCCAGCGTCCTGTCATGATCGCTGGACAGGGTGTTCTGTACGCGGAAGCGACGGAAGAATTGCGGGAACTTTCCGAATACTTAGCTGTACCCGTGCTGACGACATTGATGGGAAAAAGCGCGTTTCCTGAATCGTATCCGCTTGCGTTAGGGTGTGCAACGGGTTCAATGCCCAAAGTGCTGCACCATTTCTTGCACTCCTCCGATCTGATATGCGGAATTGGCTGCAGCTTTACCGATCACGTTATGGCGATGCGACTGCCGGAGGGTAGGACGATTATTCACGCCACAAACGATCCCGTTGACGTTCAGAAAGACCTTGACGCGGACTATCCCATCGTCGGAGATGCCAAGCTAATCCTCCGCCAACTGTTAGAGGCGTGCAAAGATATTACAGGGAATCAGGCTCGGTCAACAGACGATGTGGCTTCACAAATTGCATCCATCAATTCAGAGTGGCTCGGTGACTGGATGCCCAAACTCACCAGTGATGAGACCCCCATCACCCCCTTTCGTGTGATCTGGGACTTGATGCGAGCGATTCCCCCTGAAGATGCGATTGTGACCCATGACGCGGGCAGCCCTCGTGAACGGATGATCAGCTTTTATCGGTCTGCCGGACCGCGTAGCTTTATCGGTTGGGGCAGATCCCACGCGTTGGGCACCGGCTTGGGGCTCATCATCGGTGCCAAGTTGGCGAAGCCGGAAAAAGTCTGCACCTACGTTACGGGAGATACAGCGTTTGGCATGGTAGGCTTGGACTTTGAAACCGCTGTACGGGAAAGGGTTCCTATTATTGTAACGCTGTTTAACAACGGTGGGATGGCAGGCGAAGCGACAGGCGTTGCAGAAGCGGAATATCAGGTCAGCAATCTTGGCAGTGATTACGCAGACCTTGCGCGTGCGATGGGCGGTCGTGGAGAGCGGATTGAAAACCCCGCAGAAATCGTTCCCGCATTTCAGCGTGCCCGACGTGTCACTGAGGAGGAAGGACTTCCAGTATTGCTTGAGTTTATGACAACACGAGAAAGAGGTTCATCCGGTCCCGGCAACGATTTTAAGCCTATATAG
- a CDS encoding galactonate dehydratase, producing MKITELEILRVPPSWVWLRIHTDTELTGLGEPHLENHSETVITEVKRLEPLLIGKDPCRVEELWHLMYGEGYVGGPIKMSAISGIDIALWDLAGKAAGLPIHKMLGGACHDRIRMYHATGGGLPWCVEPGQPYRAGRPPENSLIPDSPEAYREAARVLTEEWGFRCLKVHFGPGDDLPITSQVEAFGEKFAAVCEGAGPDADVAVDIHNPHPAIAKQLIEVLTPHRPLFVEEPMPVERVDVLAQITQNATVWMGKWIFFDALSRGALSVLQPDICHAGGITECRKIATMGEAAYAKLALHCPLSPLALAASIQLDACTPNFLVQEHNEVNDTRDGSRTLIGKGYFKEPFVLDDEGCVPVPEGPGLGVSLDEGGMEQIMAMPWSLQRG from the coding sequence ATGAAAATCACTGAACTCGAAATTCTGCGAGTGCCACCGAGTTGGGTTTGGTTGCGGATACATACCGACACCGAACTGACCGGGCTGGGCGAACCGCACCTTGAGAATCATTCAGAAACCGTTATCACCGAAGTTAAGCGGCTTGAGCCACTGCTGATTGGAAAAGACCCTTGCCGCGTCGAAGAACTGTGGCATCTGATGTATGGCGAGGGCTATGTGGGCGGTCCCATTAAGATGAGCGCGATCAGTGGGATTGACATTGCGCTGTGGGACTTGGCGGGCAAAGCGGCGGGGCTGCCTATCCACAAGATGCTCGGCGGTGCGTGCCATGACCGAATTCGTATGTATCATGCGACTGGTGGCGGGCTCCCTTGGTGCGTGGAGCCGGGACAACCCTACCGCGCCGGTAGACCGCCGGAAAACTCGCTGATACCCGACTCGCCGGAGGCCTATAGGGAAGCAGCGCGAGTGCTGACCGAGGAATGGGGTTTCCGATGTCTGAAAGTTCACTTTGGTCCGGGGGATGACTTGCCAATTACTTCACAGGTGGAGGCGTTTGGGGAAAAATTCGCTGCCGTGTGCGAAGGGGCGGGCCCAGACGCTGACGTGGCTGTAGACATCCATAACCCGCACCCAGCAATCGCAAAACAGCTCATTGAGGTACTGACTCCGCACCGACCGCTTTTTGTCGAAGAGCCGATGCCTGTTGAACGGGTAGACGTTCTCGCCCAAATTACACAAAACGCTACCGTCTGGATGGGCAAATGGATCTTCTTCGATGCACTGTCACGCGGTGCTTTATCCGTGTTACAACCAGACATCTGCCACGCAGGTGGTATTACGGAATGCCGCAAAATTGCGACGATGGGCGAAGCTGCTTACGCCAAGCTGGCGTTGCACTGTCCGCTTAGTCCGCTCGCACTGGCAGCCTCAATCCAGCTAGACGCCTGCACGCCTAATTTCTTGGTACAAGAACACAACGAAGTGAATGACACGCGCGATGGCTCCCGTACCTTAATCGGTAAAGGGTACTTCAAAGAGCCGTTTGTACTCGACGATGAGGGTTGTGTACCGGTGCCGGAAGGTCCGGGGTTAGGGGTTTCGTTGGATGAGGGGGGCATGGAACAAATTATGGCGATGCCGTGGAGCCTTCAGCGGGGATAG
- a CDS encoding site-specific DNA-methyltransferase encodes MSAKDLSGYAFEYGHHFFKRSLIIHADCFEWMEHLPENSLHAIVTDPPYGVKEYDFDQLEKRTNGNGGIWRIPPAFDGHQRSPLPRFTALNYAERSRMQDYFCQWAKLALRILRPGGHVFLASNTFLSQIVFTSIIDAGFEFRSQIVRLVKTLRGGDRPKNAEKEFPDVCTLPRGCYEPWGLFRKPIPNGMKVSDCLKAFQTGGLRRKPNGNPPEDVIESERTPQNERNIANHPSLKPQSFLRQIVYASLPLGEGIIVDPFMGSGSTVAAAEAVGYSCIGLERYEEYYMMGQQAIPKLSQLSTRDTQLSLSFT; translated from the coding sequence ATGAGCGCTAAAGATCTATCCGGATATGCCTTTGAATATGGGCACCATTTCTTCAAACGGTCCCTGATTATTCATGCAGACTGCTTTGAATGGATGGAACATCTCCCCGAAAATAGTTTACATGCTATCGTAACTGATCCGCCGTATGGGGTAAAAGAATACGATTTCGACCAACTAGAAAAACGGACGAATGGAAATGGCGGTATTTGGCGTATTCCACCCGCTTTCGATGGACATCAACGTTCGCCTTTGCCCCGATTTACTGCCTTGAATTATGCAGAACGCAGTCGTATGCAGGACTACTTCTGTCAATGGGCTAAACTCGCTTTAAGGATATTACGCCCCGGTGGGCATGTCTTTCTGGCTTCAAACACTTTTCTCTCTCAAATTGTCTTTACCTCTATCATCGACGCCGGCTTTGAATTTCGCAGTCAGATTGTCCGGTTGGTTAAAACACTACGGGGTGGTGACAGGCCAAAGAACGCGGAGAAAGAATTTCCTGATGTTTGTACACTGCCGAGAGGCTGCTATGAACCGTGGGGTCTTTTTCGCAAACCCATTCCAAACGGAATGAAAGTCAGTGATTGTCTAAAAGCGTTCCAAACGGGTGGGCTGCGCCGTAAACCAAATGGGAATCCCCCTGAAGATGTCATCGAAAGTGAACGCACTCCACAAAATGAACGGAACATTGCCAATCATCCAAGCCTGAAACCACAGTCCTTCCTTCGTCAAATCGTTTATGCCTCTCTGCCGCTTGGTGAAGGTATTATCGTAGATCCATTTATGGGCTCGGGTTCCACAGTTGCGGCTGCTGAAGCGGTTGGTTATTCTTGTATTGGTCTTGAACGTTACGAAGAGTATTATATGATGGGCCAGCAGGCAATCCCCAAATTATCTCAATTATCAACAAGAGACACCCAATTAAGCCTGTCATTCACCTAA
- a CDS encoding mandelate racemase/muconate lactonizing enzyme family protein has protein sequence MKIEKITPFLVDGFLLVRVYTDEGLVGNGEAGLWAHHKTVHETILELSEYYVGKDPARIEHHFQVVSRNSHFMGAAISAAMSAIDVALWDILGKSANLPVYQLLGGKCRDKVKVFNNVGGDTLAERAESAIQNVEAGYISLRTTPFFSNWEKGTSTQAITTAVEIVRTIREAVGNDIDLGLEIHRNLTPDEAIILAGELAPFHILYYEDPIAPQSIEALEYVAQHVHIPIATGERFYNIQQFKELIDKKTVSLIRPDVSLAGGITHCKKIAALAEASFVGIFPHLMGSPVNLAAFVQLDAAIPNFFTHECHTGADAFNEIVDHPLERDGGYVIVPNRPGIGLEINESKLGKFPYQSRQITGSFHADGSVAH, from the coding sequence ATGAAAATTGAGAAGATAACGCCGTTTCTGGTAGATGGCTTCCTGCTGGTTCGAGTCTACACTGACGAAGGGCTTGTCGGCAACGGCGAAGCCGGATTGTGGGCACATCACAAAACAGTGCATGAAACCATACTTGAACTGAGCGAATACTACGTTGGCAAAGATCCCGCTCGTATCGAGCATCATTTTCAGGTGGTTTCGAGAAACTCCCACTTCATGGGGGCTGCCATCAGTGCTGCGATGAGCGCCATTGATGTTGCACTGTGGGACATCTTGGGGAAGTCGGCCAACCTGCCGGTGTACCAGTTGCTCGGCGGGAAGTGTCGGGACAAGGTCAAGGTCTTTAATAATGTTGGCGGAGATACATTGGCTGAACGGGCGGAGAGCGCAATCCAAAACGTCGAGGCGGGATACATCTCGCTCCGAACAACCCCATTCTTCTCGAATTGGGAGAAGGGCACCTCAACCCAAGCGATTACAACAGCGGTGGAGATTGTCCGAACTATCCGTGAAGCGGTTGGCAACGATATTGATCTGGGGCTTGAGATCCACCGAAACCTGACGCCGGACGAAGCAATCATCCTCGCCGGTGAACTTGCGCCGTTCCACATTCTCTACTATGAAGACCCGATCGCACCGCAGAGCATCGAAGCGTTGGAGTACGTCGCCCAACACGTTCACATCCCGATAGCGACCGGTGAGCGGTTCTATAACATCCAACAGTTCAAAGAACTCATTGACAAGAAAACCGTCAGCCTCATCCGTCCCGATGTTTCACTGGCGGGCGGCATCACGCACTGTAAAAAAATTGCGGCACTCGCTGAAGCCTCCTTTGTGGGTATTTTCCCACACCTGATGGGGAGTCCGGTCAACCTTGCCGCATTTGTCCAACTCGATGCAGCCATCCCCAACTTTTTTACGCATGAGTGCCACACCGGCGCTGACGCCTTCAACGAGATTGTCGATCATCCCCTTGAGCGTGACGGCGGGTATGTTATCGTACCGAATCGACCGGGCATTGGACTGGAAATCAACGAATCCAAATTGGGTAAATTCCCTTACCAATCGAGACAGATTACCGGCAGTTTCCATGCCGATGGTTCTGTGGCTCACTAA
- a CDS encoding LLM class flavin-dependent oxidoreductase — MITKFDYFYGGHVEMDDMGFQGLRVDDRIESDEHLASVFDEAQAIAQLMDQLNFDTLWLAEHHFQREGYGGIPNIPMLSLYLAQNTERLKFGGFFNTIPAWHPLRLAEDFAMADILTKGRVRFGIGRGYIPREVETLGSPLEDDAANRELFEEQVEIIFKAWNEQSFSHRGEHYDLPARILNRGQELEEITLVPRPFNLPVECWQPIFSASPQGIDFMVKHGIKGVVPGGPRVDEIAAKWQEAHLRAGRDTELGEGLALVLQIHIADTEEKAIQEASVWFEEQLKVLAPLGRMPTLTEEQIQATFDPEKAPLAGLPTVHDLVSGGGWICGPPAHVFEKISGIQDRLPGLERVTIGAGALAIPPSAIRRDIEEFGREVLPKFPDAVAAAS; from the coding sequence ATGATAACCAAATTTGACTACTTCTACGGAGGACATGTGGAGATGGATGACATGGGTTTCCAGGGCCTCCGTGTTGACGATAGGATAGAATCGGATGAGCATCTAGCCTCTGTGTTCGACGAAGCGCAGGCGATTGCTCAGTTAATGGACCAATTGAATTTTGACACCTTGTGGCTCGCTGAGCACCACTTTCAACGCGAAGGGTACGGCGGTATTCCGAACATACCGATGCTCAGCCTCTATCTCGCACAGAATACCGAGCGGCTCAAGTTCGGTGGTTTTTTTAATACCATTCCCGCATGGCACCCGCTTCGATTGGCTGAAGACTTTGCTATGGCAGATATCCTTACAAAGGGTCGTGTCAGATTCGGCATCGGTCGGGGTTACATTCCGCGGGAAGTAGAAACATTGGGATCGCCGCTTGAGGATGACGCAGCAAACCGAGAATTGTTTGAGGAGCAGGTCGAGATTATTTTCAAGGCGTGGAATGAACAATCTTTCTCCCATCGCGGGGAGCACTACGACCTGCCAGCGAGGATTCTCAACCGAGGACAGGAGTTGGAGGAGATAACGCTTGTGCCTCGTCCCTTCAATCTGCCTGTGGAATGTTGGCAACCCATCTTCAGCGCGAGTCCGCAGGGTATAGACTTTATGGTTAAACACGGTATCAAAGGCGTGGTCCCCGGAGGTCCACGAGTTGATGAGATTGCTGCGAAGTGGCAAGAAGCGCACTTACGCGCTGGGCGTGACACAGAACTCGGTGAGGGCTTGGCTCTGGTGTTACAAATACATATCGCCGACACCGAAGAGAAAGCGATTCAGGAAGCATCGGTCTGGTTTGAGGAACAACTCAAGGTGCTGGCACCGTTGGGAAGGATGCCTACGCTCACTGAGGAACAGATTCAAGCGACTTTCGATCCAGAAAAAGCGCCGTTGGCTGGGCTTCCGACCGTTCACGATTTGGTGAGTGGCGGTGGATGGATATGCGGACCACCGGCGCACGTTTTTGAAAAGATTTCAGGGATTCAGGATAGATTACCGGGCTTGGAGCGCGTGACAATAGGTGCCGGTGCTTTGGCAATCCCGCCTAGCGCAATCCGGCGGGATATAGAAGAGTTCGGCAGAGAGGTCTTGCCAAAATTTCCGGATGCGGTTGCCGCTGCCTCTTGA